From a region of the Streptomyces sp. B21-083 genome:
- a CDS encoding winged helix-turn-helix transcriptional regulator, translating to MTNPCLPECGVARFLTLLNGPWATLIVRELLKGTHRFTELRQALPGISPHTLTSRLRQFETYGIVTRTTYAEIPPRVEYELTPLGAGLSDVLDAMATWADSVPVPEDT from the coding sequence GTGACCAATCCCTGCCTTCCCGAGTGTGGTGTGGCTCGCTTCCTCACCCTTCTCAACGGCCCCTGGGCCACCCTCATCGTGCGCGAACTCCTCAAAGGCACCCACCGCTTCACCGAACTGCGCCAGGCCCTGCCCGGCATCAGCCCCCACACCCTGACCAGCCGACTGCGCCAGTTCGAGACGTACGGCATCGTCACCCGCACCACCTACGCGGAGATCCCACCGCGCGTCGAGTACGAACTCACCCCCCTCGGTGCGGGGTTGAGCGACGTTCTCGACGCCATGGCGACCTGGGCCGATTCGGTCCCCGTCCCGGAGGACACGTAG
- a CDS encoding NmrA family NAD(P)-binding protein yields MTYVIHGATGAQGAPVATTLTAAGRSVTALTRNPDAAVDGARVVAASYSSASDLTDAYRGADGVFVHLPVGAEEDRLAFANNILTAVRVARPGRVVFSTSGFAIDSATGGGAATLAAGLAGSGVSHAVIAPELYLENLLMPYVIDSVRERGVLPYPIRADFPVSWASHLDIADVTVALFERPDVTGVVSVGQYPAVTGPDLAAAFATRLGRDVVFEPISLDEFRTSVAPLIGEGPAAGTAEAYRAMSAMPGRSITPENSAQKLLDVTPRTTTEWLADMGL; encoded by the coding sequence ATGACCTACGTGATCCATGGCGCCACCGGCGCCCAGGGTGCCCCTGTCGCCACCACTCTCACTGCCGCGGGCAGGTCCGTGACCGCGCTGACCCGCAACCCCGACGCCGCCGTGGACGGCGCACGCGTCGTGGCCGCGAGCTACTCTTCCGCCTCCGACCTGACCGACGCCTACCGAGGCGCCGACGGGGTGTTCGTCCACCTGCCGGTGGGCGCGGAGGAGGACCGTCTGGCCTTCGCGAACAACATCCTCACGGCTGTCCGTGTAGCCCGGCCGGGCCGCGTGGTGTTCTCCACCAGCGGTTTCGCGATCGACTCAGCCACCGGCGGCGGCGCCGCGACGCTGGCCGCCGGCCTGGCGGGCAGCGGGGTGTCCCATGCGGTGATCGCCCCCGAGCTGTACCTCGAAAACCTGCTCATGCCGTACGTCATCGATTCGGTCCGTGAGCGCGGCGTGCTGCCGTACCCGATCCGGGCCGACTTCCCCGTCTCCTGGGCATCCCACCTGGACATCGCCGACGTCACGGTCGCCCTGTTCGAGCGCCCGGACGTCACCGGCGTGGTCTCCGTCGGGCAGTACCCGGCGGTCACCGGGCCCGACCTGGCCGCGGCCTTCGCCACCCGGCTCGGGCGGGACGTGGTCTTCGAGCCGATCAGCCTGGATGAGTTCCGCACGTCCGTGGCACCCCTGATCGGCGAAGGCCCTGCCGCAGGCACCGCGGAGGCATACCGCGCCATGAGCGCGATGCCGGGTCGCTCGATCACGCCGGAGAACTCCGCCCAGAAGCTGCTGGATGTCACGCCCCGGACCACGACGGAGTGGCTGGCAGACATGGGTCTGTGA
- the drmC gene encoding DISARM system phospholipase D-like protein DrmC has translation MSRPAFEGAAETAVAALGLSRSKDLAGLLAQGRTRERILTELATPGVSEAVAALHDAMESESVPASEAAAYVRGYVAAARQARERVQVRTVWSGPSTPSVPVRATAQVLVEVINEARHELLAMTYAARPYPALTRALTEAAGRGVRTHVVVETLAGAGGLLSGREPAEAFASVPGLLLWVRARDPAERGRSRQHAKLAVADRRTLLLGSANLTESAARRNIEAGVLVNGGEAPRRTAEHIVELQRLGILRPLPPRQAPG, from the coding sequence GTGAGCCGACCCGCGTTCGAGGGCGCTGCCGAGACCGCCGTCGCGGCCCTCGGCCTCTCTCGCAGCAAGGACCTCGCCGGGCTGCTCGCCCAGGGACGCACCAGGGAGCGGATACTGACGGAACTGGCGACACCGGGAGTCAGCGAGGCGGTCGCGGCGCTGCACGACGCCATGGAGTCGGAGTCGGTGCCTGCCTCCGAGGCGGCTGCCTATGTGCGCGGCTATGTCGCCGCCGCGCGGCAGGCCCGGGAGAGGGTCCAAGTCCGTACCGTGTGGAGCGGTCCCTCGACACCGTCAGTACCGGTGCGCGCAACCGCCCAGGTGCTCGTCGAGGTTATCAACGAGGCGCGGCACGAACTGCTGGCGATGACCTACGCGGCTCGTCCGTATCCCGCCCTGACCAGGGCTTTGACAGAGGCCGCGGGCAGGGGCGTGCGGACGCACGTCGTGGTCGAGACCCTGGCCGGTGCTGGCGGTCTGCTCTCGGGGAGGGAGCCGGCCGAAGCGTTCGCGTCCGTGCCCGGCCTGCTGCTGTGGGTCAGGGCGCGGGACCCGGCCGAACGGGGCCGCTCACGCCAGCATGCCAAGCTGGCGGTCGCCGACCGTCGCACTCTCCTGCTCGGCAGTGCCAACCTGACCGAGTCCGCCGCACGGCGCAACATCGAGGCGGGTGTCCTGGTGAACGGCGGTGAAGCACCGCGGCGCACGGCAGAGCACATCGTGGAACTGCAGCGCCTCGGCATACTCAGGCCCCTTCCGCCACGCCAAGCTCCTGGCTGA